The following are encoded in a window of Castanea sativa cultivar Marrone di Chiusa Pesio chromosome 9, ASM4071231v1 genomic DNA:
- the LOC142610902 gene encoding transcription factor MYBC1-like yields MREEDSNWFSRWEEELPSPEELMPLSQTLITPDLAMAFDIRNPNPNNSNNNNNTISNNNNNNNNNSPTHYHHQQTGSVPVNPLGNTTTSASTPPPQPNSAEFGADSAELGSGAAGEEPARTLKRPRLVWTPQLHKRFVDAVAHLGIKNAVPKTIMQLMSVDGLTRENVASHLQKYRLYLKRMQGVSAGGGGSGPANGAGGLAAASADPATDHLFASSPVPPHFLHPGRPNSDHFLPFVQVAALPHHHHHHPQQMVATVAHPQLQPPFHRQVGHFGSPPNGQFEHPFLSTRQSQPVHRMAAPLHNQGPGGGYGEDLELANGAGGRKVLTLFPTGDD; encoded by the coding sequence ATGAGGGAGGAGGACTCAAATTGGTTCTCAAGATGGGAAGAAGAGCTTCCTTCCCCTGAAGAACTTATGCCTCTTTCTCAAACCCTAATCACTCCTGATCTTGCTATGGCTTTTGATATcagaaacccaaatcccaacaatagcaacaacaacaacaacaccatcagcaacaacaacaacaacaacaacaacaatagccCCACCCACTACCACCATCAACAAACAGGCTCAGTTCCAGTGAATCCTTTGGGAAACACCACCACTTCAGCAAGTACTCCACCTCCACAGCCAAACTCAGCTGAATTCGGAGCTGATTCTGCTGAGTTGGGTTCTGGGGCCGCAGGGGAGGAACCGGCTAGGACTCTTAAGCGACCCCGGCTCGTGTGGACGCCACAGCTCCACAAGAGGTTTGTGGATGCTGTGGCGCACTTGGGGATCAAGAACGCTGTCCCCAAGACTATAATGCAGCTCATGAGTGTTGATGGCCTCACTAGAGAGAATGTTGCTAGCCATTTGCAGAAGTACCGCCTATATCTCAAGCGAATGCAGGGCGTATcagctggtggtggtggtagtggccCGGCTAATGGTGCCGGAGGATTGGCTGCCGCGTCTGCTGATCCTGCCACTGACCATTTGTTTGCCAGCTCGCCTGTTCCGCCTCATTTTTTGCATCCGGGTCGCCCCAATTCGGACCATTTCTTGCCTTTCGTGCAGGTGGCTGCTCTGCCgcatcaccaccaccatcacccgCAGCAGATGGTGGCTACAGTAGCCCACCCGCAGTTGCAGCCTCCGTTTCATAGGCAGGTGGGGCATTTTGGGTCACCCCCCAATGGGCAATTTGAGCATCCATTTCTGAGTACTAGGCAGTCACAGCCAGTTCATAGGATGGCGGCACCACTGCACAATCAAGGACCAGGAGGAGGGTATGGGGAAGATTTGGAATTGGCTAATGGGGCAGGAGGGAGGAAGGTTCTTACTCTATTTCCAACAGGGGATGATTGA